The proteins below are encoded in one region of Balaenoptera ricei isolate mBalRic1 chromosome 6, mBalRic1.hap2, whole genome shotgun sequence:
- the EGFL7 gene encoding epidermal growth factor-like protein 7 isoform X4, which translates to MAETSPPSPWPRRVHRPHGRGGGSSRRDRQAASGVASRWPARGRAQPWPEGAAVVAMAEPGPGRHQTPAQGRNGRPPPLRRPAATSVRGMRETASPGPSTGLPTAAALGRPPPGLAMPAAPAGRGPVGCPGPVEQQYASHRARTEGAVSSPAAATALQDGGATPARQTWMSAGLEGAAVPSAVSIPRAVTGVCAGRGTAHLWTGHSACPREGPPGWPRTPRQGRTVR; encoded by the exons ATGGCTGAGACGAGTCCACCGTCCCCATGGCCGAGACGAGTCCACCGTCCCCATGGCCGAGGCGGAGGCTCCAGCCGACGGGACAGGCAGGCGGCCTCGGGAGTTGCCTCAAGGTGGCCGGCGAGGGGTAGGGCCCAGCCCTGGCCTGAGGGGGCAGCAGTGGTGGCCATGGCCGAGCCCGGCCCGGGGCGGCACCAG ACCCCGGCACAGGGGAGGAATGGGCGGCCCCCACCGCTCAGAAGACCAGCTGCCACCAGTGTCCGGGGCATGAGGGAGACTGCTTCTCCAG GACCGTCTACAGGACTGCCTACCGCCGCAGCCCTGGGCCGGCCCCCGCCCGGCCTCGCTATGCCTGCTGCCCCGGCTGGAAGAGGACCAGTGGGCTGCCCGGGTCCTGTGGAGCAG CAGTATGCCAGCCACCGTGCCAGAACGGAGGGAGCTGTGTCCAGCCCGGCCGCTGCCACTGCCCTGCAGGATGGCGGGGCGACACCTGCCAGACAG ACGTGGATGAGTGCAGGGCTGGAGGGGGCGGCTGTCCCCAGCGCTGTGTCAATACCGCGGGCAGTTACTGGTGTCTGTGCCGGGAGGGGCACAGCCCATCTGTGGACGGGGCACTCTGCCTGCCCGAGAGAGGGGCCCCCAGGGTGGCCCCGAACCCCGCGACAG GGGCGGACGGTGAGGTGA
- the EGFL7 gene encoding epidermal growth factor-like protein 7 isoform X2 codes for MWGSQELLLLWFLVLAAGGTEHVYRPGRRVCVIGAPRGPVSESFVQRVYQPFLTTCDGYRACSTYRTVYRTAYRRSPGPAPARPRYACCPGWKRTSGLPGSCGAVCQPPCQNGGSCVQPGRCHCPAGWRGDTCQTDVDECRAGGGGCPQRCVNTAGSYWCLCREGHSPSVDGALCLPERGAPRVAPNPATGADGEVKAEVQRLQSRVDVLEQKLQLVLTPLHSLASRALEHGLPDPGSLLAHSLQQLDRIDSLSEQISFLEEQLGSCSCKKEV; via the exons ATGTGGGGCTCCCAGGAGCTGCTTCTGCTTTGGTTCCTGGTGCTGGCGGCGGGCGGCACCGAGCACGTCTACCGGCCTGG CCGCAGGGTGTGTGTCATCGGGGCTCCCAGGGGCCCCGTGTCCGAGTCCTTTGTGCAGCGTGTGTACCAGCCCTTCCTCACCACCTGCGATGGGTACCGAGCCTGCAGCACCTACCG GACCGTCTACAGGACTGCCTACCGCCGCAGCCCTGGGCCGGCCCCCGCCCGGCCTCGCTATGCCTGCTGCCCCGGCTGGAAGAGGACCAGTGGGCTGCCCGGGTCCTGTGGAGCAG TATGCCAGCCACCGTGCCAGAACGGAGGGAGCTGTGTCCAGCCCGGCCGCTGCCACTGCCCTGCAGGATGGCGGGGCGACACCTGCCAGACAG ACGTGGATGAGTGCAGGGCTGGAGGGGGCGGCTGTCCCCAGCGCTGTGTCAATACCGCGGGCAGTTACTGGTGTCTGTGCCGGGAGGGGCACAGCCCATCTGTGGACGGGGCACTCTGCCTGCCCGAGAGAGGGGCCCCCAGGGTGGCCCCGAACCCCGCGACAG GGGCGGACGGTGAGGTGAAGGCGGAAGTGCAGAGGCTTCAGTCCAGGGTGGACGTGCTGGAGCAg AAGCTGCAGCTCGTGCTGACCCCGCTTCACAGCCTGGCCTCGCGGGCCCTGGAGCACGGGCTCCCGGACCCGGGCAGCCTCCTGGCCCACTCCCTCCAGCAGCTGGACCGCATTGACTCTCTGAGCGAGCAGATCTCCTTCCTGGAGGAGCAGCTGGGTTCCT GTTCTTGCAAGAAGGAGGTGTGA
- the EGFL7 gene encoding epidermal growth factor-like protein 7 isoform X3, protein MWGSQELLLLWFLVLAAGGTEHVYRPGTVYRTAYRRSPGPAPARPRYACCPGWKRTSGLPGSCGAAVCQPPCQNGGSCVQPGRCHCPAGWRGDTCQTDVDECRAGGGGCPQRCVNTAGSYWCLCREGHSPSVDGALCLPERGAPRVAPNPATGADGEVKAEVQRLQSRVDVLEQKLQLVLTPLHSLASRALEHGLPDPGSLLAHSLQQLDRIDSLSEQISFLEEQLGSCSCKKEV, encoded by the exons ATGTGGGGCTCCCAGGAGCTGCTTCTGCTTTGGTTCCTGGTGCTGGCGGCGGGCGGCACCGAGCACGTCTACCGGCCTGG GACCGTCTACAGGACTGCCTACCGCCGCAGCCCTGGGCCGGCCCCCGCCCGGCCTCGCTATGCCTGCTGCCCCGGCTGGAAGAGGACCAGTGGGCTGCCCGGGTCCTGTGGAGCAG CAGTATGCCAGCCACCGTGCCAGAACGGAGGGAGCTGTGTCCAGCCCGGCCGCTGCCACTGCCCTGCAGGATGGCGGGGCGACACCTGCCAGACAG ACGTGGATGAGTGCAGGGCTGGAGGGGGCGGCTGTCCCCAGCGCTGTGTCAATACCGCGGGCAGTTACTGGTGTCTGTGCCGGGAGGGGCACAGCCCATCTGTGGACGGGGCACTCTGCCTGCCCGAGAGAGGGGCCCCCAGGGTGGCCCCGAACCCCGCGACAG GGGCGGACGGTGAGGTGAAGGCGGAAGTGCAGAGGCTTCAGTCCAGGGTGGACGTGCTGGAGCAg AAGCTGCAGCTCGTGCTGACCCCGCTTCACAGCCTGGCCTCGCGGGCCCTGGAGCACGGGCTCCCGGACCCGGGCAGCCTCCTGGCCCACTCCCTCCAGCAGCTGGACCGCATTGACTCTCTGAGCGAGCAGATCTCCTTCCTGGAGGAGCAGCTGGGTTCCT GTTCTTGCAAGAAGGAGGTGTGA
- the EGFL7 gene encoding epidermal growth factor-like protein 7 isoform X1 translates to MWGSQELLLLWFLVLAAGGTEHVYRPGRRVCVIGAPRGPVSESFVQRVYQPFLTTCDGYRACSTYRTVYRTAYRRSPGPAPARPRYACCPGWKRTSGLPGSCGAAVCQPPCQNGGSCVQPGRCHCPAGWRGDTCQTDVDECRAGGGGCPQRCVNTAGSYWCLCREGHSPSVDGALCLPERGAPRVAPNPATGADGEVKAEVQRLQSRVDVLEQKLQLVLTPLHSLASRALEHGLPDPGSLLAHSLQQLDRIDSLSEQISFLEEQLGSCSCKKEV, encoded by the exons ATGTGGGGCTCCCAGGAGCTGCTTCTGCTTTGGTTCCTGGTGCTGGCGGCGGGCGGCACCGAGCACGTCTACCGGCCTGG CCGCAGGGTGTGTGTCATCGGGGCTCCCAGGGGCCCCGTGTCCGAGTCCTTTGTGCAGCGTGTGTACCAGCCCTTCCTCACCACCTGCGATGGGTACCGAGCCTGCAGCACCTACCG GACCGTCTACAGGACTGCCTACCGCCGCAGCCCTGGGCCGGCCCCCGCCCGGCCTCGCTATGCCTGCTGCCCCGGCTGGAAGAGGACCAGTGGGCTGCCCGGGTCCTGTGGAGCAG CAGTATGCCAGCCACCGTGCCAGAACGGAGGGAGCTGTGTCCAGCCCGGCCGCTGCCACTGCCCTGCAGGATGGCGGGGCGACACCTGCCAGACAG ACGTGGATGAGTGCAGGGCTGGAGGGGGCGGCTGTCCCCAGCGCTGTGTCAATACCGCGGGCAGTTACTGGTGTCTGTGCCGGGAGGGGCACAGCCCATCTGTGGACGGGGCACTCTGCCTGCCCGAGAGAGGGGCCCCCAGGGTGGCCCCGAACCCCGCGACAG GGGCGGACGGTGAGGTGAAGGCGGAAGTGCAGAGGCTTCAGTCCAGGGTGGACGTGCTGGAGCAg AAGCTGCAGCTCGTGCTGACCCCGCTTCACAGCCTGGCCTCGCGGGCCCTGGAGCACGGGCTCCCGGACCCGGGCAGCCTCCTGGCCCACTCCCTCCAGCAGCTGGACCGCATTGACTCTCTGAGCGAGCAGATCTCCTTCCTGGAGGAGCAGCTGGGTTCCT GTTCTTGCAAGAAGGAGGTGTGA
- the AGPAT2 gene encoding 1-acyl-sn-glycerol-3-phosphate acyltransferase beta isoform X1, translating to MPGRACLSSAAGPGPSRSRVPRAASCWERGAHTSWLHCHPHVTVGVSVKGAGALLCRTQGRSDAWPGRSPQRWRLEATFSSFTSIISWFIRSFKYLYGLRFEVKGRQKLEEDRPCVIISNHQSILDMMGLMEVLPDRCVQIAKRELLFLGPVGLIMYLGGVLFINRQCSRMAMTVISDVGERMVREKLKVWIYPEGTRNDNGDLLPFKKGAFYLAIQAQVPIIPVVYSSFSSFYNYKTKLFTPGTVKVEVLDAIPTAGLTIADVPELLDTCQQAMRTTFFHVSQLPQENGAPAGPDAQASQ from the exons ATGCCTGGTCGTGCCTGCCTGTCGAGTGCTGCTGGGCCAGGCCCCTCAAGGTCACGAGTGCCCAGGGCAGCCTCCTGCTGGGAGCGGGGCGCACACACATCCTGGCTCCACTGCCATCCTCATGTGACCgtgggtgtgtctgtgaaagGGGCTGGGGCGCTGCTCTGTAGGACGCAGGGGAGGAGTGATGCCTGGCCGGGCCGGTCTCCCCAGCGGTGGAGACTGGAAGCAACCTTCAGCTCCTTTACAAG CATCATCAGTTGGTTCATCCGGTCCTTCAAGTACTTGTACGGTCTTCGCTTTGAGGTAAAGGGCCgccagaagctggaggaggacCGCCCCTGTGTCATCATTTCCAACCACCAGAGCATCTTGGACATGATGG GCCTCATGGAGGTCCTCCCTGATCGCTGCGTGCAGATTGCCAAGCGCGAGCTGCTCTTCCTGGGGCCCGTGGGCCTTATCATGTACCTGGGCGGCGTTCTCTTCATCAACCGGCAGTGCTCCAGGATGGCCATGACCGTGATCTCTGATGTGGGCGAGCGCATGGTCAGGGAGAAG CTCAAAGTGTGGATCTACCCCGAGGGCACGCGGAATGACAATGGGGATCTGCTGCCTTTCAAGAAAGGTGCCTTCTACCTGGCCATCCAGGCCCAG GTGCCCATCATCCCCGTGGTTTACTCCAGCTTCTCCTCCTTCTACAACTACAAGACGAAGCTCTTCACCCCAG gaaCCGTCAAGGTGGAGGTGCTGGACGCCATCCCCACCGCTGGCCTCACTATCGCCGACGTCCCCGAGCTCTTGGACACCTGCCAGCAGGCCATGAGGACCACCTTCTTCCACGTATCCCAGCTCCCCCAGGAGAATGGGGCCCCCGCAGGGCCCGATGCCCAGGCATCCCAGTAG